One genomic region from Prunus persica cultivar Lovell chromosome G3, Prunus_persica_NCBIv2, whole genome shotgun sequence encodes:
- the LOC18781989 gene encoding UPF0496 protein At3g19330, with amino-acid sequence MLQCLSLKSSSSTTSISPAAAAAAPDIHSHPPPPPRSQGGTSSEASPSATLTHEYRLAVQTQSYNEIWSRIHEVHDHHHHHHDEVEGDLDSNSDSDSEKENQHERQRQRQRLLLEQVLQPNRQCVEEALRQAKPNSLTRLVSDYFDQSENTTQVCLMLHRYVYRARELYAPLHQLLDVVQSEEESLSLNLSQSQCSRALEVFLQFDRHDNPFPSPDDSDSHNFDDMLRCFSQLKHQLDSRLRSSRSRIRLLRRATLASAICFIGTALGVAVSAVAITVHALTAALVVVAGPPLCCTPTATGNGNGSSCCSCSSSSSMMTAIEKKEVAHMKQLDAAAMGTCVLNNDLATIDRLVRRLHTAVEGDKLLIRLGLERGSVTGTATDKHPIQEVLKQLSKSHPNFLHLLNELEEHICLCFNTVNRARSMLLQHMSSLVYSSS; translated from the exons ATGCTGCAATGTCTCTCTCTGAAATCATCGTCGTCAACAACCTCAATCTCACCAGCTGCTGCAGCTGCGGCTCCCGATATCCATTCTCATCCTCCCCCACCTCCCCGATCGCAAG GAGGAACGAGCTCTGAGGCCTCGCCCTCCGCCACTCTCACCCACGAGTACAGGCTCGCCGTCCAAACCCAGTCCTACAATGAGATTTGGTCTAGGATTCATGAGGTCCatgaccaccaccaccaccaccatgatGAGGTGGAGGGGGACTTGGATTCGAACTCGGACTCGGACTCGGAGAAAGAGAACCAACATGAGAGGCAGAGGCAGAGACAGCGGCTTCTTTTGGAGCAAGTGCTTCAGCCCAACCGACAGTGCGTGGAAGAGGCGCTTCGCCAAGCCAAGCCCAACTCTCTCACCCGTCTGGTCTCTGACTACTTCGACCAGAGCGAAAACACCACCCAAGTATGCCTCATGCTCCACCGCTACGTCTATCGAGCGCGTGAGCTCTATGCGCCTCTCCATCAACTCCTCGACGTTGTACAGTCGGAGGAGGAGTCTCTGAGCCTCAACCTCAGCCAATCCCAGTGCAGTCGGGCCTTGGAAGTCTTTCTCCAATTCGACCGCCACGACAACCCCTTCCCTTCCCCTGACGACTCCGACTCCCACAATTTCGACGACATGCTCCGCTGCTTCTCCCAGCTCAAGCACCAGCTCGACTCCCGCCTCCGCTCCTCCCGCTCCAGAATCCGACTCCTTCGCCGCGCCACTCTTGCCTCTGCCATCTGCTTCATTGGCACTGCCCTCGGAGTCGCCGTCTCTGCCGTCGCCATCACTGTCCATGCCCTCACTGCCGCCCTCGTCGTTGTTGCAGGGCCGCCTTTGTGCTGCACTCCCACCGCCACTGGCAATGGCAATGGCTCTTCTTGTTGCagttgcagcagcagcagcagcatgaTGACTGCCATTGAGAAGAAGGAGGTTGCCCATATGAAGCAACTGGATGCTGCCGCCATGGGTACTTGTGTCCTCAACAATGATCTTGCCACCATTGACCGCCTTGTTCGCCGTCTACACACGGCGGTGGAGGGAGACAAGCTTCTGATTCGCCTTGGATTGGAGAGGGGCTCTGTCACTGGAACTGCCACCGACAAGCATCCGATTCAGGAGGTGCTCAAACAGCTGAGCAAGAGCCACCCCAATTTCCTCCACCTCCTCAACGAACTTGAGGAGCATATATGCCTCTGCTTTAACACCGTCAACAGGGCCAGGTCGATGCTTCTCCAACACATGTCTAGTCTAGTCTACTCCTCCTCCTGA
- the LOC18782280 gene encoding nodulation receptor kinase isoform X1, whose protein sequence is MSASLAAILGGAAGAVTLVGITIILIWFCLSHNRSVSRTSETGSSDPSVQVGRHAGVELSMRETRRFQMEELSLATKNFSDTNLIGEGKFGEVYMGFLQDGMLVAIKRRPGTPSQEFINEVHYLSAIQHRHIVTLLGYCQENNLQFLVYEYIHSGSVSSHLYGTGQHSRKKLEFKNRLSIALGAAKGLAHLHSLSPRLVHKDFKTANVLVDEDLLAKVADAGIRNFLGRVDIAGPSSQVTADEMFLAPEVREFRRFSEKSDIYSFGVFLLELVSGREAGELASSDSNQNLVEWVQNIQDNSNVSCIIDERLGNSFTGEAMEGFIHLIMRCLEPSSERRPAMSHVVMELDRIHEKEISLTTIMGEGPSTVIPGSQLFRATK, encoded by the exons ATGTCAGCGTCTCTTGCAGCAATATTAGGAGGTGCTGCAGGAGCCGTGACTTTGGTGGGCATAACTATCATACTCATATGGTTCTGTCTATCTCACAATAGGAGTGTATCCAGAACTTCAGAAACAGGTTCTTCTGATCCATCTGTTCAAG TGGGAAGACATGCTGGGGTTGAGTTGTCAATGCGAGAAACAAGGCGTTTTCAGATGGAAGAATTGTCTCTAGCCACAAAAAATTTCAGTGATACAAACTTGATTGGGGAAGGAAAATTTGGGGAGGTATACATGGGTTTTCTTCAAGATGGGATGCTTGTAGCCATCAAAAGGCGACCTGGAACACCTAGTCAGGAATTTATCAATGAG GTACACTATCTCTCAGCTATTCAGCATCGGCATATTGTTACTCTGTTGGGTTACTGCCAGGAAAATAATCTACAGTTTCTTGTGTACGAGTATATTCATAGTGGAAGTGTTTCCAGTCACCTGTATG GCACTGGTCAGCATTCACGTAAAAAGCTAGAATTCAAGAACCGACTATCAATAGCTCTAGGGGCAGCTAAAG GTTTGGCTCATCTTCACTCTTTGAGTCCCCGTCTGGTGCATAAAGATTTCAAAACAGCCAATGTTCTTGTAGATGAAGATCTACTAGCTAAGGTTGCAGATGCAGGAATCCGCAATTTCCTTGGAAGAGTTGATATTGCAGGCCCATCTTCTCAAGTGACTGCTGATGAGATGTTCCTTGCTCCAGA GGTGAGAGAGTTTAGACGATTTTCGGAGAAAAGTGACATATATAGCTTTGGTGTATTCCTTCTGGAGTTAGTAAGTGGGCGAGAAGCAGGAGAATTGGCATCTTCCGACTCAAACCAGAACCTGGTTGAATGG GTGCAAAACATCCAAGATAATAGCAATGTTTCGTGCATCATCGATGAGAGATTGGGGAATAGCTTCACAGGTGAAGCTATGGAAGGGTTCATACACTTGATTATGCGATGTTTGGAACCTTCAAGTGAGAGGCGACCAGCCATGAGCCATGTGGTAATGGAGCTAGATCGAATACACGAGAAAGAGATTAGCTTGACAACAATAATGGGGGAAGGACCCTCCACTGTGATCCCAGGAAGTCAGTTATTTAGAGCGACAAAATAA
- the LOC18782280 gene encoding nodulation receptor kinase isoform X2 encodes MKLEFLDIWLGYFSGSAGSMSVSRTSETGSSDPSVQVGRHAGVELSMRETRRFQMEELSLATKNFSDTNLIGEGKFGEVYMGFLQDGMLVAIKRRPGTPSQEFINEVHYLSAIQHRHIVTLLGYCQENNLQFLVYEYIHSGSVSSHLYGTGQHSRKKLEFKNRLSIALGAAKGLAHLHSLSPRLVHKDFKTANVLVDEDLLAKVADAGIRNFLGRVDIAGPSSQVTADEMFLAPEVREFRRFSEKSDIYSFGVFLLELVSGREAGELASSDSNQNLVEWVQNIQDNSNVSCIIDERLGNSFTGEAMEGFIHLIMRCLEPSSERRPAMSHVVMELDRIHEKEISLTTIMGEGPSTVIPGSQLFRATK; translated from the exons ATGAAGCTCGAGTTTTTAGACATCTGGCTGGGTTACTTCTCTGGGAGTGCAG GTTCAAT GAGTGTATCCAGAACTTCAGAAACAGGTTCTTCTGATCCATCTGTTCAAG TGGGAAGACATGCTGGGGTTGAGTTGTCAATGCGAGAAACAAGGCGTTTTCAGATGGAAGAATTGTCTCTAGCCACAAAAAATTTCAGTGATACAAACTTGATTGGGGAAGGAAAATTTGGGGAGGTATACATGGGTTTTCTTCAAGATGGGATGCTTGTAGCCATCAAAAGGCGACCTGGAACACCTAGTCAGGAATTTATCAATGAG GTACACTATCTCTCAGCTATTCAGCATCGGCATATTGTTACTCTGTTGGGTTACTGCCAGGAAAATAATCTACAGTTTCTTGTGTACGAGTATATTCATAGTGGAAGTGTTTCCAGTCACCTGTATG GCACTGGTCAGCATTCACGTAAAAAGCTAGAATTCAAGAACCGACTATCAATAGCTCTAGGGGCAGCTAAAG GTTTGGCTCATCTTCACTCTTTGAGTCCCCGTCTGGTGCATAAAGATTTCAAAACAGCCAATGTTCTTGTAGATGAAGATCTACTAGCTAAGGTTGCAGATGCAGGAATCCGCAATTTCCTTGGAAGAGTTGATATTGCAGGCCCATCTTCTCAAGTGACTGCTGATGAGATGTTCCTTGCTCCAGA GGTGAGAGAGTTTAGACGATTTTCGGAGAAAAGTGACATATATAGCTTTGGTGTATTCCTTCTGGAGTTAGTAAGTGGGCGAGAAGCAGGAGAATTGGCATCTTCCGACTCAAACCAGAACCTGGTTGAATGG GTGCAAAACATCCAAGATAATAGCAATGTTTCGTGCATCATCGATGAGAGATTGGGGAATAGCTTCACAGGTGAAGCTATGGAAGGGTTCATACACTTGATTATGCGATGTTTGGAACCTTCAAGTGAGAGGCGACCAGCCATGAGCCATGTGGTAATGGAGCTAGATCGAATACACGAGAAAGAGATTAGCTTGACAACAATAATGGGGGAAGGACCCTCCACTGTGATCCCAGGAAGTCAGTTATTTAGAGCGACAAAATAA